A genomic stretch from Bradyrhizobium quebecense includes:
- a CDS encoding peptidyl-alpha-hydroxyglycine alpha-amidating lyase family protein yields MPTILGTGEHRYRVVENFAKLPDGWSLTDVASVAVDSKDRVYVFNRGEHPMVVLDREGNFIRSWGEGVFARAHGLHIDADDNLYCTDDGDHTVRKCSVDGKVLLTIGIPNKPAPFMSGEPFHRCTHTALSPNGEIYVSDGYGNACVHKYTPDGKLIKTWGEPGTDPGQFNIVHNIATDADGWVYVADRENHRVQVFDGNGKYETQWNNLHRPCALCCGGGKQPNFVIGELGPGMAVNRKVPNLGPRLSIVDGTGKRIARLGGEHGPGVETGKFLAPHGIALDSRGDIYVGEVGVTDWKTSFPDTEMPAAVRLTRCLQKLERVTV; encoded by the coding sequence ATGCCAACCATCCTCGGCACCGGCGAGCACCGCTATCGCGTGGTGGAGAACTTCGCAAAACTCCCCGACGGCTGGAGCCTGACGGATGTCGCCTCCGTCGCGGTCGACAGCAAGGACCGTGTCTATGTCTTCAACCGCGGCGAACATCCGATGGTGGTGCTCGACCGCGAGGGAAACTTCATCCGGAGCTGGGGCGAAGGCGTGTTCGCACGCGCCCACGGCCTGCATATCGATGCCGACGACAATCTCTATTGCACCGACGACGGCGACCACACCGTGCGCAAATGTTCTGTTGACGGCAAGGTGCTGCTGACGATCGGCATCCCGAACAAGCCCGCGCCGTTCATGAGCGGCGAGCCGTTCCATCGCTGCACCCACACCGCGCTGTCGCCGAACGGCGAAATCTATGTCTCGGACGGCTACGGCAATGCCTGCGTCCACAAATACACGCCGGATGGAAAGTTGATCAAAACCTGGGGCGAGCCGGGCACCGATCCCGGCCAGTTCAACATCGTGCACAACATCGCGACCGACGCCGACGGCTGGGTCTATGTCGCCGACCGCGAGAACCACCGCGTCCAGGTGTTCGACGGCAACGGCAAATACGAGACGCAGTGGAACAATTTGCACCGGCCCTGCGCGCTATGCTGCGGCGGCGGCAAGCAGCCGAACTTCGTGATCGGCGAGCTCGGCCCCGGCATGGCGGTCAACCGCAAGGTCCCCAATCTCGGCCCGCGGCTGTCGATCGTCGATGGCACTGGCAAGCGCATCGCCCGGCTCGGCGGCGAGCACGGCCCCGGCGTCGAGACCGGCAAATTCCTGGCGCCGCACGGCATCGCGCTGGACTCGCGCGGCGACATCTATGTCGGCGAAGTCGGCGTCACCGACTGGAAGACCAGCTTTCCGGATACCGAGATGCCGGCCGCGGTGCGCCTGACGCGGTGCTTACAGAAGCTGGAGCGGGTGACGGTGTAG
- a CDS encoding flavin-containing monooxygenase, which produces MLDKTDDISVAADNWLVQFEDALAGPDDVLLKPLFHPESYWRDVLALSWNIQTVNRAFAIVEELPAHARRSAPHDFRIDAERAPPRRVMRAGTSAIEAIFKFETAVGRGHGIVRLIPDAADGDRLKAWTLLTALEELKGFEEQQGNTRPRGQAYSRDFRGPNWLDLRKVSAEYAGRDPDVLVVGGGQAGLAIAARLQQLKIDALIVDHEARVGDNWRKRYHALTLHNQVQVNHLPYMPFPPNWPTYIPKDKLANWFESYVDAMELNFWTGTEFVGGSYDDAQGRWTIELRRADGTTRKLQPRHVVMATGVSGIPSVPDIPGLKNFSGKVLHSSGYEDGEHWAGKRALVIGTGNSGHDIAQDLHSSGAEVTLVQRSSTLVTNIEPSAQLAYAAYNEGSLEDNDLIATSMPLALAKRSHVLMTEQSKQLDRPLLDGLARKGFKLDFGDGGTGWQYLTRGGGYYFNVGCSDLVASGAIDLKQFADIETFVGEGARLKTGETVGADLIVLATGYRPQEELVKKLFGEAMAARVGPIWGFGDGQELRNMYTRTPQPGLWFIAGSLAQCRINSRYLALQIKAIEEGLLPRDVGPVAKLT; this is translated from the coding sequence ATGCTCGACAAGACGGACGATATTTCGGTCGCCGCCGACAATTGGCTTGTGCAGTTCGAGGATGCGCTGGCGGGCCCCGACGATGTGCTGCTGAAGCCGCTGTTCCATCCCGAAAGCTATTGGCGCGACGTGCTGGCGCTGAGCTGGAACATCCAGACCGTCAACCGCGCCTTTGCAATCGTCGAGGAACTGCCCGCGCATGCGCGTCGCAGCGCGCCGCATGATTTTCGCATCGATGCCGAGCGCGCGCCGCCCCGCCGGGTGATGCGCGCCGGCACGAGCGCGATCGAGGCGATCTTCAAGTTCGAAACCGCTGTCGGCCGCGGCCACGGCATCGTGCGGCTGATTCCTGACGCCGCCGACGGCGATCGGTTGAAGGCCTGGACGCTGCTGACCGCGCTCGAGGAACTGAAGGGTTTTGAAGAGCAGCAAGGAAACACAAGGCCGCGCGGACAAGCCTATTCCCGCGATTTCCGCGGTCCCAACTGGCTCGACCTGCGCAAGGTATCCGCCGAATATGCCGGCCGCGATCCCGATGTGCTGGTGGTCGGCGGCGGACAGGCCGGGCTTGCGATCGCCGCCCGTCTGCAACAGCTCAAGATCGATGCGCTGATCGTCGACCACGAGGCGCGCGTCGGCGACAACTGGCGCAAGCGCTACCACGCGCTCACCCTGCACAACCAGGTGCAGGTCAATCATTTGCCCTACATGCCGTTCCCGCCGAACTGGCCGACCTACATCCCGAAGGACAAGCTCGCCAACTGGTTCGAATCCTATGTCGATGCCATGGAGCTGAACTTCTGGACGGGAACGGAATTCGTGGGCGGCAGCTACGACGATGCACAGGGACGCTGGACCATCGAGCTGCGCCGCGCCGACGGCACAACGCGGAAACTGCAGCCACGCCATGTCGTGATGGCGACCGGCGTCAGCGGCATTCCGAGCGTGCCTGATATCCCCGGCTTGAAGAATTTCTCCGGCAAGGTGCTGCATTCGAGCGGCTATGAAGACGGCGAGCATTGGGCAGGCAAGCGCGCGCTGGTGATCGGCACGGGCAACAGCGGCCACGACATTGCGCAGGATCTGCACTCCTCCGGCGCCGAGGTCACGCTGGTGCAGCGCTCCTCGACGCTCGTCACCAATATCGAGCCGTCGGCGCAGCTGGCCTATGCCGCCTACAATGAAGGCTCGCTCGAAGACAACGATTTGATCGCGACCTCGATGCCGCTCGCGCTCGCCAAGCGCAGCCATGTGCTGATGACCGAGCAGTCGAAGCAGCTCGACAGACCGCTGCTCGACGGTCTCGCGCGCAAGGGTTTCAAGCTCGATTTCGGCGACGGCGGCACCGGCTGGCAGTACCTGACCCGCGGCGGCGGCTATTACTTCAACGTCGGCTGCTCCGATCTCGTCGCGAGCGGCGCGATCGACCTGAAGCAATTTGCCGACATCGAGACCTTCGTGGGCGAAGGCGCGCGGCTGAAGACCGGCGAGACGGTTGGCGCCGACCTGATCGTGCTCGCGACCGGCTACCGGCCGCAGGAAGAGCTGGTGAAGAAACTGTTCGGCGAGGCGATGGCTGCGCGGGTTGGCCCGATCTGGGGTTTTGGCGACGGCCAGGAGCTGCGCAACATGTACACCCGCACGCCGCAGCCCGGCCTGTGGTTCATCGCCGGCAGCCTCGCGCAATGCCGCATCAACTCGCGTTATCTTGCGCTGCAGATCAAGGCGATCGAGGAAGGCCTGTTGCCGCGCGATGTCGGGCCGGTGGCGAAGCTAACTTGA
- a CDS encoding DUF2855 family protein, translated as MNSTDFIVIRNDLQQCKVIETRLPDAAALPADALLVKVTRFAFTANNITYAVIGEQLKYWHLFPAPDGYGIIPVWGFGEVLASKHPAVAAGETLFGYFPMATHLVIEAADVSKRGLRDGAAHRQEVSPVYNAYARVSGDPTYAGQQGDFRALLLPLFMLSFLVDDFLAENEFYGARRVILSSASSKTAFGLAHLLHKRGIRVIGLTSKGNVDFVTSLGCYDDVVTYDQVTAIPAAEPVAYVDMAGNSALRETLHRHFGAQMVYSGRVGLTHRASEPDEPTLPGAKPVWFFAPDQIRKRAKEWGPGGIDQRFGAAWTELVPHLPNWLDVVERRGPAAVREAYLDTLQGRVPPDQGLILSLAE; from the coding sequence ATGAACTCCACTGACTTCATCGTCATCCGCAACGATCTGCAGCAATGCAAGGTGATCGAGACACGGCTGCCCGATGCCGCGGCGCTGCCGGCCGACGCGTTGCTGGTCAAAGTGACCCGCTTCGCCTTCACCGCCAACAACATCACCTACGCCGTGATCGGCGAGCAGCTGAAATACTGGCACCTGTTCCCGGCGCCCGACGGCTACGGCATCATCCCGGTGTGGGGCTTTGGCGAGGTGCTGGCCTCGAAGCATCCCGCCGTCGCAGCCGGCGAAACGCTGTTCGGCTATTTCCCGATGGCGACCCATCTGGTGATCGAGGCCGCCGATGTCAGCAAGCGCGGCCTGCGCGACGGTGCCGCGCACCGGCAGGAGGTCTCGCCGGTCTACAATGCCTATGCCCGCGTCTCCGGCGATCCGACCTATGCCGGCCAGCAGGGCGATTTCCGCGCGCTGCTGCTGCCCTTGTTCATGCTGTCGTTCCTGGTCGACGACTTCCTGGCCGAGAATGAGTTCTACGGTGCACGCCGCGTCATCCTGTCGTCGGCCTCGAGCAAGACGGCGTTCGGGCTCGCCCATCTCCTGCACAAACGCGGTATCCGGGTGATCGGGCTGACCTCGAAGGGCAATGTCGATTTCGTCACCTCGCTCGGCTGCTATGACGACGTCGTCACCTATGACCAGGTCACCGCGATCCCGGCGGCCGAGCCCGTCGCCTATGTCGACATGGCCGGCAACAGCGCGCTGCGCGAGACCCTGCACCGGCACTTCGGCGCGCAGATGGTCTATTCCGGCCGGGTCGGGCTCACGCATCGCGCGAGCGAACCGGACGAGCCGACGCTGCCCGGCGCCAAGCCAGTATGGTTCTTCGCCCCGGACCAGATCCGCAAGCGCGCCAAGGAATGGGGGCCCGGCGGCATCGACCAGCGTTTTGGCGCCGCATGGACGGAGCTCGTGCCGCACCTGCCGAACTGGCTCGATGTGGTCGAGCGGCGCGGACCGGCCGCGGTGCGCGAGGCCTATCTCGATACCCTGCAGGGCCGCGTTCCGCCGGATCAAGGCCTGATCCTGTCGCTGGCCGAATAG
- a CDS encoding acyl-CoA synthetase — protein sequence MIISGDRQINYGDIQARIARAATGFRALGVQGGKPVGMMLRNDFALFEVVAAAAALGSPVVPINWHLKADEVAYILSDSGADTLVCHADLLPQIRDGLPPGIELLVVTTPPEIAAAYGVAAASTQVPDGMTDWDIWRETHQPLTDAPIGAAPMFYTSGTTGLPKGVKRKPMPSEQQAAATRVGAITYGVKPNEDQVILMNGPMYHSAPHSYGMLAFRNGCVIVLEPRFDPEDLLQLIARHHVTHMHMVPTMFVRLLRLPEETRRRYDLSSLRFIVHGAAPCPVDVKRAMIEWWGPVINEYLGSTETGIPVWHSSAEALAKPGTVGRAIEGGIVKIFRPDGTQCDVGEPGEIFMRQMLISDFDYHGNAKARAEADHDGLISVGDVGYLDADGYLFLCDRKRDMVISGGVNIYPAEIENTLIGMPGVRDCAVFGVPDDEYGERLFACVEPEAGSTLSVAAIQEFLRGKLANFKVPRDIRFMDALPREATGKIFKRKLRDLYREGQLR from the coding sequence ATGATCATCAGCGGCGACAGACAGATCAACTACGGCGACATTCAGGCCCGCATTGCGCGGGCGGCGACCGGCTTCCGCGCGCTCGGCGTTCAGGGCGGCAAGCCGGTCGGCATGATGCTGCGCAACGATTTCGCGCTGTTCGAGGTGGTCGCCGCCGCAGCCGCGCTCGGCAGCCCGGTGGTGCCGATCAACTGGCATCTGAAGGCCGACGAGGTCGCCTACATCCTGTCCGACAGCGGCGCCGACACGCTGGTCTGCCACGCCGATCTGCTGCCGCAGATCCGCGACGGGCTTCCGCCGGGGATCGAGCTTCTGGTGGTGACGACGCCGCCGGAGATCGCCGCGGCCTATGGCGTGGCGGCGGCGTCCACGCAGGTGCCCGACGGCATGACCGATTGGGATATCTGGCGTGAGACGCATCAACCGCTGACCGACGCGCCGATCGGCGCAGCGCCGATGTTCTACACGTCCGGAACCACGGGCCTACCGAAGGGTGTCAAGCGCAAGCCGATGCCATCAGAGCAGCAGGCGGCGGCCACGCGCGTCGGCGCCATCACCTATGGCGTCAAGCCGAACGAAGACCAGGTGATCCTGATGAACGGCCCGATGTACCATTCGGCGCCGCACTCCTATGGCATGCTCGCATTCCGCAACGGCTGCGTGATCGTGCTCGAACCGCGCTTCGACCCCGAGGATCTGCTGCAGCTGATCGCGCGCCACCATGTCACCCACATGCACATGGTGCCGACCATGTTCGTGCGGCTGCTGCGCCTGCCGGAGGAGACGCGACGCCGCTACGACCTGTCGTCGCTGCGCTTCATCGTCCATGGCGCGGCGCCCTGCCCGGTCGACGTCAAGCGCGCGATGATCGAGTGGTGGGGGCCGGTGATCAACGAATATCTCGGCTCCACCGAGACCGGCATCCCGGTGTGGCATTCGTCGGCGGAGGCGCTGGCCAAGCCCGGCACCGTCGGCCGCGCCATCGAGGGCGGCATCGTCAAGATCTTCCGGCCCGACGGCACGCAATGCGACGTCGGCGAGCCCGGCGAGATCTTCATGCGCCAGATGTTGATCTCGGACTTCGACTATCACGGTAATGCCAAGGCACGCGCCGAGGCCGATCACGACGGCCTGATCAGCGTCGGCGATGTCGGCTATCTCGACGCGGACGGCTATCTGTTCCTGTGCGACCGCAAGCGCGACATGGTGATCTCGGGCGGCGTCAACATCTATCCCGCCGAGATCGAGAATACCCTGATCGGCATGCCAGGCGTCCGTGACTGCGCCGTGTTCGGCGTGCCCGACGACGAATATGGCGAGCGGCTGTTCGCCTGCGTCGAGCCAGAAGCGGGCAGCACGCTGTCGGTCGCGGCGATCCAGGAATTTCTCCGCGGCAAGCTCGCCAATTTCAAGGTGCCGCGGGACATCCGCTTCATGGACGCGCTGCCGCGCGAGGCGACGGGCAAGATCTTCAAGCGCAAGCTGCGCGATCTCTACCGCGAAGGACAGCTTCGCTGA
- a CDS encoding NAD(P)H-dependent flavin oxidoreductase codes for MSLPASLANRLELPVVGSPLFIVSGPELVIAQCKAGIVGSFPALNARPVEKLDEWLTQIENELGEYQAKHPEKKVAPYAVNQICHASNDRLMHDMETCVKHKVPIIITSLRPPSEIVEAAHSYGGVVFHDVINVKHARKAAEQGVDGLILVCAGAGGHAGTLSPFALVREVKQWFNGTILLSGAISDGWSIASALALGADLAYVGTRFIATEEANADIRYKQALTEYAAHDIVYSNLFTGVHGNYLGPSIAAAGLDPGNLPVADKSKMNFGSGGNTKAKAWRDIWGSGQGIGQITDAPPVAELVARMKAEYTEARSDFLRASA; via the coding sequence ATGTCGCTGCCCGCCTCGCTCGCCAACCGGCTTGAACTGCCGGTCGTCGGTTCCCCGCTGTTCATCGTCTCGGGGCCCGAGCTCGTGATCGCGCAGTGCAAGGCCGGCATCGTCGGCTCATTCCCGGCGCTCAACGCCCGCCCGGTCGAGAAGCTCGACGAATGGCTGACGCAGATCGAGAACGAGCTCGGCGAGTACCAGGCGAAGCATCCGGAGAAAAAGGTCGCCCCTTACGCGGTCAACCAGATCTGCCACGCCTCCAACGACCGGCTGATGCACGACATGGAGACCTGCGTGAAGCACAAGGTGCCCATCATCATCACCTCGCTGCGTCCGCCGTCCGAAATCGTCGAGGCCGCGCATTCCTACGGCGGCGTTGTGTTCCACGATGTCATCAACGTGAAGCATGCCCGCAAGGCCGCCGAGCAGGGCGTCGACGGATTGATCCTGGTCTGCGCCGGCGCGGGCGGCCATGCCGGCACGCTGTCGCCGTTCGCGCTGGTGCGCGAGGTCAAGCAGTGGTTCAACGGCACCATCCTGCTGTCGGGCGCGATCTCGGACGGCTGGAGCATCGCATCGGCGCTCGCGCTCGGCGCCGACCTCGCCTATGTGGGCACCCGCTTCATCGCGACCGAGGAAGCCAATGCCGACATTAGGTACAAGCAGGCGCTGACCGAATACGCCGCGCACGACATCGTCTATTCGAACCTGTTCACCGGCGTGCACGGCAACTACCTCGGACCGTCGATTGCGGCCGCGGGCCTCGATCCGGGCAACCTGCCGGTCGCCGACAAGTCCAAGATGAATTTCGGCTCCGGCGGCAACACGAAGGCCAAGGCCTGGCGCGACATCTGGGGTTCGGGCCAGGGCATCGGCCAGATCACCGACGCCCCACCGGTCGCCGAACTGGTGGCGCGGATGAAGGCGGAGTACACCGAGGCACGCAGCGATTTCCTTCGAGCCAGCGCCTGA